From one Triticum aestivum cultivar Chinese Spring chromosome 4B, IWGSC CS RefSeq v2.1, whole genome shotgun sequence genomic stretch:
- the LOC123095147 gene encoding uncharacterized protein → MPGRPRKERKREEGEAPKGIKMSKVGGQITCSSCNRTGHNMKSCTNNAAATKHHGNAHIVRERSRKRKLQKEVYDAETSKKSKVEEVARQSKGKAVAQDLQVHECRRPIGIQIRETNSQPSSLPVSQPSSLKYDKHAPGSKARSAKVQKSAATPFVPPKQVTNLPQHCVFNLAAYKEAKKGRAGPPV, encoded by the exons ATGCCAGGAAGGCCaaggaaagaaaggaaaagagaagaaggagaagcaccAAAAGGGATAAAAATGAGCAAGGTGGGTGGCCAAATCACTTGCAGTTCATGCAATAGGACAGGCCATAACATGAAAAGTTGCACAAATAATGCTGCTGCAACTAAGCATCATGGAAATGCACATATTGTCAGAGAAAGGTCTAGGAAAAGGAAACTACAGAAAGAAGTCTATGATGCAGAAACTTCAAAGAAATCAAAG GTTGAAGAAGTTGCAAGGCAGAGCAAGGGAAAGGCTGTAGCTCAAGACCTACAAGTGCATGAGTGCAGACGACCTATAGGCATTCAAATTAGGGAGACAAATTCACAACCAAGCTCATTGCCTGTATCACAACCAAGCTCGCTGAAATATGATAAGCATGCTCCAGGCAGCAAGGCTAGATCAGCAAAGGTTCAGAAAAGTGCTGCTACTCCATTTGTTCCACCTAAACAAGTTACGAATTTGCCACAACATTGTGTCTTCAATTTAGCTGCATACAAAGAAGCTAAGAAAGGCAGAGCAGGTCCTCCAGTTTGA